The DNA window atggtgtttttggagtcataggcagccttcctcctcctccaaacacagcgagttgagttgatgccaaagagctcgattttggtcttatctgaccacaacactttcacccagtcttcctctgaatcagtcagatgttcagtggcaaacttcaaacgggcctgtagatgggctttcttgagcagggggaccttgcgggcacagcaggatttcagtccttcacggcgtagtgtgttaccaactgtttttttggtgactatggtcccagctgccttgagatcattgacaagttcctcccgagtggttcttggctgattcctcaccgctctcattatcattgaaactccacgaggtgagatcttgcatggagctccagaccaagggagattggcagttaatttatgtttcttccatttgcgaatgattgcaccaactgttgtcaccttctcacccagctgcttggcgatggtcttgtagcccattccagccttgtgtaggtccacaatcgTGTCCCagacatccttggaaagctctttggtcttggccatggtgaagagtttggaatctggattgattgattgcttctgtggacaggtctcttttatacaggtaacgagctgagagggctgccaatgccagctcgttacctgtataagatccacctgggagctagagatcttgctgacggataggggatcaaatacttctttccttcatggaaatgcaaattaatttataactctttttgaaacgcatttttctggattttttttgtcattgttgtgtctcactgttcaaataaacctaccattgaaattatagactgatcatttctttgttagtgggcaaacttacaaaatcagctggggttcaaataattttttccctcactgtatatacaAACGTTTTTTGTGCCCCACAATATTTAACACTACATCCCTACTAAATTGCAAACATTAAACTAAACCTAAACTAACTATAAAGTATAATCAAATGACCAAAATCTAAAATCTGAATATCCTGATAGAATTTCTGCAGATGTATTTTTCAACCAGTGTTTTCCACACATAGACTTTGGCAGCTCTATTAAAGGCTGTCTAAGTATGCTTAGTCATGCTTTTCATAAATACATTCTGAGAATAAGTTACTCTGGttaaaaaagcctttttaatTTACCAAAACAACCCAATGCTGTGGAATAACATGAAGAGAGTGGTTCACAACACAATATATCTGAGCTAAAGCAGGTCAGTGAGGAAGAACGGCCCTCctgatgttgtgcaggtctaatgcAAAGATACAGCTGTGGATGACTCTATTGAAGGTTAATGCATTATTTACTAATGCTTTATAGATCTCTGTGTCATgatgtctgtgctgtgtttatgatgtgATGTTGAGCAAGTTGTGTTTGATTCGGGGAATttccctgaaaacacaaaagaggaaaGATCCAGGCAACAAATGTGAAACGGAAACAGCTACTTTCATTTATTCAGGTTAAGTAGGATTTCGTTTCTGTTGAAATGTTAAAGCAAACGATTAATGGAGGATTTAGTCAAATAAGAtatgtgtaatttcattttgtttttttatttactcactTCACTTGTTGTGAAGCCACGTGCAGTATGaccatatgtgtgtttgaaacaacaaatgatgaatgttttctgttttggaatGACTTATATTTTGTCATAGATTATGGTACAGTAAGTATTTTGGACATTAAATCCATCTTTAAGAGTTTAGACCTCTTTTCTTCATGTGTACAATATTAGAAAATCACTTCCTCCTGCAGCCTGACTTCCATTCTGTAGACTGATATGATCCTCTGAGCCAaaacctctgcacacacacttctcagtTTCAGAGAAATTGGATGTTTGAAATAAAGAGGAAAGGACTGAGGAACTattagaaagtgaaagtgtcGTGTCATGTTGCACAGCAGCCCTCATGTATAAAAGAGTCAGGAGTCCCggctgcagaaagacacagtgtgCTGAACCAGAACCAGTCTACAGCTGCAAATATGAATTCACTGGTCACCGTCGTTCTCGCCTGCCTGCTCGTCTTCTGTGCTCAAGGTAACTTGAtgagtttgtcatttgtttgtgatcTGTTTTACTTCAGTATCCAGCATTACTGCAACTTAAAAATGTGGATTATTCCAAACAATGTCAGTGAACGTCAGAAACAGGCAACACTTTGGTTTGTAGCTTAAAACTGGTCAGACTGTTCTTAGAAGGAAACTGCTGTCAGTGGTTTAGAAGCTGGAATTGTTTGATTTCATGCTTAATACATTATTCACTAATGTTTTATAGATGAATGATACATTGGTAAGAAGAACAACTTTAGGGTTGCCGGGTCTAAAATATCCCCCCAAGCCTGACACATCTCCTGGAAGATGTGATGGACTGTAGATCCTCTGATTCAGGATTCATTAGCATTAATTAAACATGATGTTTACTGATGACTTATTATAAATGGAGTAAGTCACTAGGTTTTATTAAAGTCCCATTCAGAGAGGACCAACATTCTGCAGGCAGCAGGTGGGGGATGAAATCTTCTCTGTGGCACCTGgtgatttcaacatttcatcaCCTGAGAATGATCACATTGGAAAGTTTGCTTCAGTATCACAGTCATCAGTGAGCAAGTGAAAAGCCTTAACTGTGTCTGTTCCCCCACCAGGACAACCAGCCAACAGATCGAGCAGGTGCAAGTGTGTCACCTTCATCGGCAACTTCAAACCAAAGCTCATCAAGACAGAGCCAGTCATATATGAACCAAGTGTCTTCTGTCCAAACACAGAGATCATGTGAGTAAACGAGCTGAACTCAACCACATGTACTGACAGGACGTTGTCCTGCACTTCTCAGCTTCTCTCTAACacgtctctgtctctttcatttgtccCAGTGTCACAATAGAAAACAAGGAGAAATGTGTGGACCCTCAGTCGCCGCTCGGGAAACtcatcctgaaaaacaaacacaggtaaGATCAGCGTCCCTGCTCACACTCTCTAATATCAAATCATGCTGTGATTGTTTCAGATCTTTTCACTAACCTTGTTCTACACTGAttcagacagatgaagaaaGGAGCCAAGACAACGACGACAGCTTCTGCTCAGACTGACACCTGGAGATCAACAGCTTAAACAGTCCACACCAAGTCCAAGCTGTAGAACCCTGCACTGAGGACGCTGTTGAGGAACTCAAACACTGTCttgtttttgaaataataattgtCATTGATCAAAATGTTGTCAGTGGCCAGTCTTGTattttttactatatttgtttaagttatctttgctgtttttgtatATATGTCCTGAAACACtaagaataaaacacttctcatgaaacttactgtgtttctggtttgtgtgtttgtctcaacacaaactaaacatgaTTTATCACTTGGCTCCCACTCTgtaaaaaatactggcagcagGGACATCAGCATTTTACAGTCTTAcagttcatatactgtaatttattttaccaaTAGAAGACTGCTTGTAAGATAACAGTATATGACAGTGGGAAAACTGgtcttactgtatttttacaatatgtgCCAGCATGTTCCTGTTAATTAACTAGgggtaataaaacatttctatttatatcctgtaaaacaacaacaataaaaaaagataatagaaaataaaattgctGTTTATCATCATCAATGTCAACCATCTATACaggtcatgttttatgacaaatatacCAGTGTAACCTCatatgttgaaataaaatcagtcaggaacaaaaatcaacaacagtGCATCAAAGTCCAGGTTGGAATCAGGTCAACATGTAATGGGAAcagtgaagacagaaagagagagtgaacaCAAAAAAGCAACTGCACTGCAGCTTTTGGTTGGTGTCTTCATTCAGCAATGGTGGTTAGTTAGTTGTTAGAAtgggggggggagaggaggagattACCTCATAAGCTAAATTAGGAAGTGGGTACCATTAGTGCTAAGTTAGAAAGTCTGATTTCACAGAACAGGTGATGCAACTTGAAGGGGTGCAGCAGGAACAGGAGCAGCAAGAGCAGCATTGGAGACAGGAACAGAACCCACTGCCGGGGCTGAAGATGAAGCTGAAACCAGGGCCTGGAAGGTTTGACGCCTCTGTCAAACCAGTTGCAGGTATCTGGCCCCAATGGAACCCAGAGGTCTCGTTCAGAGGGTCAGACAAGTTCCCTGAAAGGGTGAATCCTGGAAATCACCCATGTAGAAGTAATCCTCCAGGT is part of the Anabas testudineus chromosome 9, fAnaTes1.2, whole genome shotgun sequence genome and encodes:
- the LOC113150943 gene encoding growth-regulated alpha protein-like gives rise to the protein MNSLVTVVLACLLVFCAQGQPANRSSRCKCVTFIGNFKPKLIKTEPVIYEPSVFCPNTEIIVTIENKEKCVDPQSPLGKLILKNKHRQMKKGAKTTTTASAQTDTWRSTA